One genomic region from Candidatus Korarchaeota archaeon NZ13-K encodes:
- a CDS encoding four-carbon acid sugar kinase family protein codes for MRVLIIADDLTGALDTTCRFGKGSAVLLSGEADADFVGVTTDSRLLRPEEARSRVREILNLFPSWQYLYKKVDSTMRGNVGAELGEICEFLNAEMPFTPAYPEQGRIVIDGTLYVRGKLLEETSYAKELPITSSNILEILRSTTNLRVGYWEDRDAMIRTFRNIRERRDLSEAMETIIDEGLRVMGGSAGLAIELSEFLGCERGDEVRAHGPVLFLSGSGNEVTREQFSVLAREVPVFGYDEEGIRSSRRRLLEGADAAMLFDLGKALKGIRELVDLIIDSRPSALVVVGGETLRAVLRQLEVSAIRMGSYPEDGVAAGWIVGGPLDGTPLISKAGGFGDPETLLRVLRIIKELG; via the coding sequence ATGAGGGTCCTCATAATAGCGGACGACCTTACAGGCGCTCTGGATACGACGTGCAGGTTCGGTAAGGGTTCAGCCGTCCTCCTCTCGGGGGAGGCGGATGCGGACTTCGTAGGAGTCACGACGGACAGCAGGTTACTTAGGCCGGAGGAGGCCAGGTCTCGCGTCAGAGAGATCCTGAATCTGTTTCCCTCCTGGCAGTACCTCTATAAGAAGGTGGATTCCACCATGAGAGGGAACGTTGGAGCTGAACTTGGCGAGATATGCGAATTCCTTAACGCTGAGATGCCGTTCACACCAGCCTACCCAGAGCAGGGCAGGATCGTGATAGATGGAACTCTCTACGTGAGGGGAAAGCTCCTTGAGGAGACCTCATACGCCAAAGAACTTCCGATAACTTCCTCTAACATTCTGGAGATCCTGAGATCCACCACTAACCTCCGCGTTGGTTACTGGGAGGATCGGGATGCGATGATAAGGACCTTCAGGAACATCAGGGAGAGGAGGGACCTCTCGGAGGCCATGGAGACCATAATCGATGAGGGCCTCAGGGTGATGGGGGGAAGCGCCGGTCTAGCTATTGAGCTCTCAGAGTTCTTGGGATGCGAGAGGGGGGATGAGGTCAGAGCCCACGGCCCGGTGCTCTTTCTATCCGGATCCGGGAACGAGGTAACTAGGGAGCAGTTCTCCGTCCTGGCCAGGGAGGTGCCCGTATTCGGCTACGATGAGGAAGGGATCAGGTCCTCCAGGAGGAGGCTCTTGGAAGGTGCTGATGCCGCGATGCTCTTCGATCTAGGTAAGGCTTTGAAGGGGATCCGTGAGCTCGTGGATCTCATAATCGATTCGAGGCCTAGCGCTCTCGTGGTGGTCGGTGGAGAGACCCTGAGGGCTGTTCTCAGACAGCTCGAGGTCTCGGCGATAAGGATGGGCAGCTATCCTGAGGACGGGGTGGCAGCGGGCTGGATCGTGGGTGGCCCCCTCGATGGAACTCCTCTGATATCGAAAGCTGGGGGTTTCGGAGATCCAGAGACGCTGTTGAGGGTCCTGAGGATCATTAAAGAACTCGGCTGA
- the pgk gene encoding phosphoglycerate kinase, giving the protein MKTRRVPTLDDLYIENKRVFLRADMNVPVGDNGEIMDNEKIKQAAKTLKELIERGASVVVGTHQGRPGSSDFITTEPHAAELSKELGIEVEYVDGVFSSEVRSKIMSMKRGDVLMLENLRFMAEENIEGDPRDLIKTHLVQRLAPLFDAYVNDAFQAAHRSQPSLVAFPYLLPSAAGRNMQKMLNEMLELDSVKGRRILILGGAKVPDKLKVMVHSIRNGKAAEVLTGGLVGMLLAVAAGHKLDGKMRKMKDLDLLIPAAREILSEASGRVLYPVDFLVKGEDGSLENYPVYAIPENGEIVDIGVGTIELYKERLKGADIAIANGPMGIFERPESRRGTLEIVNAMEKFAKISVLCGGHLSAAADMVGAKGSRVYTAGGAVMYGLAGLPLPAVDALRESVAR; this is encoded by the coding sequence ATGAAGACCAGGAGGGTACCCACCCTCGATGACCTCTACATCGAGAACAAGAGGGTCTTTTTGAGGGCAGATATGAACGTTCCCGTTGGAGATAACGGGGAGATCATGGATAATGAGAAGATAAAGCAGGCCGCGAAGACGTTAAAGGAGTTGATTGAGAGAGGAGCCTCCGTCGTCGTGGGGACCCATCAAGGTAGACCTGGGAGCAGTGATTTCATAACAACGGAGCCCCACGCCGCCGAGTTATCCAAGGAGCTCGGGATAGAGGTCGAATACGTTGACGGGGTGTTCTCAAGCGAGGTTAGGTCCAAGATAATGAGCATGAAGAGAGGGGATGTCCTGATGCTCGAGAACCTCAGGTTCATGGCCGAGGAGAACATTGAGGGTGATCCTAGGGATCTGATAAAGACGCACTTGGTTCAGAGGTTGGCCCCGCTGTTCGATGCATACGTCAACGATGCCTTCCAGGCGGCCCACAGGAGCCAGCCCTCGCTGGTGGCCTTCCCCTACCTCCTACCCTCGGCCGCCGGTAGGAACATGCAGAAGATGCTGAATGAGATGCTGGAGCTGGACTCGGTCAAGGGAAGGAGGATCCTGATACTCGGGGGGGCGAAGGTCCCCGACAAGCTGAAGGTCATGGTCCACTCCATAAGGAACGGGAAGGCCGCGGAGGTGCTCACGGGAGGACTCGTGGGCATGCTCCTAGCCGTGGCTGCCGGTCATAAGCTCGATGGTAAAATGAGGAAAATGAAGGATCTGGACCTACTGATCCCAGCGGCTAGGGAGATACTGAGCGAGGCCTCCGGCAGGGTCCTCTACCCGGTCGATTTCCTAGTTAAGGGTGAGGACGGCAGTCTCGAGAATTACCCCGTCTACGCCATCCCCGAGAACGGAGAGATCGTGGACATAGGAGTGGGGACCATTGAGCTCTATAAGGAGAGGCTCAAGGGCGCCGATATAGCGATAGCGAACGGGCCGATGGGCATCTTCGAGAGACCGGAGTCCAGGAGAGGGACCCTAGAGATAGTGAATGCCATGGAAAAATTTGCCAAGATATCGGTGCTCTGCGGGGGTCACCTGAGCGCGGCCGCTGACATGGTCGGCGCAAAGGGGAGCAGGGTGTACACGGCAGGGGGCGCCGTGATGTACGGGCTCGCGGGTCTTCCCCTGCCCGCGGTCGATGCGCTGAGGGAGAGCGTGGCCAGATGA
- the glmM gene encoding phosphoglucosamine mutase, with product MSLIFTPLGIRGVFGSGFDANVAMLLANVFGRRLGKGSLVVVGRDTRPSGEAVERAVVAGLLSAGVNVLNIGIAPTPAIGWATDRYGADGGVIISASHNPPEWNALKLLGSDGVLLHPDEMESLRDEFQRGRFESVPWNEVGREESYDVTAEYIEDLLRFVDADRVRGSGLKACLDVNGGAGAYVTPYLLNELGVRTITINSAPGIFVRELEPRPDTLEDLSRIVVATGSDLGLAHDTDADRLTLVTERGDVLPEDMTLALVVDYVLERRGGGKLVVNVASSRVFDHIARRRGAEIYRTPVGEAYVAHKMREVGATVGGEGSCGGVILPEFHLGRDGPLAASLILELMSSRGSKLSEIVGEFPKYHVLRRNFPLVKEWKEIERELIGMAEREGMDLDLTDGIRMSSEELWALVRTSKTEHKVRVLVEGIERRDAERLMEEISKLLS from the coding sequence ATGAGCCTGATATTCACGCCCCTGGGGATTAGGGGTGTCTTTGGCAGCGGTTTCGACGCTAATGTGGCCATGCTGCTCGCCAACGTGTTCGGGAGGAGGCTGGGGAAGGGATCCCTCGTCGTCGTCGGCAGGGACACCAGGCCCAGCGGTGAGGCCGTGGAGAGGGCTGTCGTCGCAGGTCTCCTGTCCGCCGGTGTCAACGTGCTGAACATAGGGATAGCGCCCACGCCGGCCATAGGGTGGGCTACGGACAGGTACGGCGCCGATGGGGGCGTTATAATTTCAGCGAGCCACAATCCACCCGAATGGAACGCTTTGAAGCTCCTTGGAAGTGATGGAGTGCTTCTACACCCGGATGAGATGGAATCTCTGAGGGATGAGTTCCAGAGGGGTCGCTTCGAGTCCGTGCCCTGGAACGAGGTGGGTAGGGAGGAGAGTTACGACGTCACCGCTGAGTACATCGAGGACCTGCTCAGGTTCGTTGATGCCGATAGGGTGAGAGGGAGCGGGCTGAAGGCTTGCCTGGATGTTAACGGGGGAGCAGGTGCTTACGTGACGCCCTATCTCCTCAACGAGCTCGGAGTGAGGACCATAACGATCAACTCCGCTCCCGGGATATTCGTGAGGGAGTTGGAGCCGAGACCCGATACCTTGGAGGACCTCTCCAGGATCGTGGTGGCCACGGGATCGGATCTTGGCCTAGCTCACGATACTGATGCTGACAGGCTCACTCTAGTCACGGAGAGGGGAGATGTCCTTCCTGAGGACATGACTCTAGCCCTGGTCGTCGATTACGTGCTGGAGAGGAGGGGAGGCGGGAAGCTCGTGGTTAACGTGGCCTCCTCGAGGGTATTCGACCACATAGCGAGGAGGAGGGGTGCCGAGATCTACAGGACCCCGGTGGGTGAGGCCTACGTCGCCCACAAGATGAGGGAGGTTGGGGCCACCGTCGGCGGCGAGGGGAGCTGCGGCGGCGTCATACTACCGGAGTTCCACCTGGGCAGGGACGGTCCCCTGGCCGCCTCCCTGATACTCGAGCTCATGTCATCGAGGGGCTCCAAGTTGAGCGAGATCGTCGGGGAGTTCCCCAAGTATCACGTCCTCAGGAGGAACTTCCCGCTCGTCAAGGAGTGGAAGGAGATTGAGAGGGAGCTCATCGGGATGGCTGAGAGGGAGGGCATGGACCTGGACTTGACTGACGGTATCAGGATGTCATCTGAGGAGCTCTGGGCCCTCGTCAGGACATCGAAGACGGAGCATAAGGTGAGGGTCCTCGTTGAGGGGATCGAGAGGAGGGATGCTGAGAGGTTAATGGAGGAGATAAGTAAGTTGCTGAGCTGA
- the pdxA gene encoding 4-hydroxythreonine-4-phosphate dehydrogenase PdxA produces the protein MGCSPMILITAGDPAGIGPEVTVKALRRINHPVTVIGSIRALRRACDICGIDMRFTEVTEPRILPDSFPVIDPGDVEIPRAGPTPQGGLHSYLCIKRASEIILQGKADALVTGPVSKEAINMAGIPFRGHTELLAELAGVRRTKMLLYLDELRVAHVTTHISLREVPDVLSEEEIVFTAEQTFAFLERLGESGRIGIASLNPHAGEGGLFGNEEISIIRPAVEKLRELGYDVEGPIPADTIFLRALRGEFRAVVAMYHDQGHIPVKLLGFNRAVNVTLGLPYVRTSVDHGTAYDIAGSCLADEGSMVNAISLARRLSGREHA, from the coding sequence TTGGGGTGCTCGCCAATGATATTGATCACGGCAGGGGATCCGGCTGGCATTGGTCCTGAGGTCACCGTCAAGGCCCTGAGGAGGATCAACCATCCAGTCACAGTGATAGGAAGCATCAGAGCCCTCAGGAGAGCTTGCGACATTTGCGGAATCGATATGAGGTTCACCGAGGTCACCGAGCCGAGGATCTTACCGGACTCCTTTCCCGTCATCGACCCGGGGGACGTGGAGATACCCCGGGCCGGCCCCACCCCGCAGGGAGGACTTCACTCCTACCTCTGCATAAAGAGGGCCTCTGAGATCATCCTCCAAGGGAAGGCCGACGCACTGGTGACGGGACCCGTCAGCAAGGAGGCCATCAACATGGCCGGGATACCCTTCAGAGGTCACACGGAGCTTCTAGCTGAGCTGGCGGGTGTTAGGAGGACCAAGATGCTTCTCTACCTGGATGAGCTCAGAGTGGCCCACGTCACCACCCACATATCCCTGAGGGAGGTCCCCGATGTCCTATCGGAGGAGGAGATAGTGTTCACCGCCGAGCAGACCTTCGCATTCCTGGAGAGGTTGGGGGAGTCCGGGAGGATCGGCATAGCCTCTCTCAATCCCCATGCGGGCGAAGGCGGCTTATTTGGAAATGAGGAGATATCCATAATAAGGCCGGCCGTCGAGAAGCTCAGGGAATTGGGGTATGATGTTGAAGGCCCAATCCCAGCCGATACGATATTCTTGAGAGCTCTCAGGGGGGAGTTTCGCGCTGTTGTGGCGATGTACCATGACCAGGGCCACATCCCAGTGAAGCTCTTAGGCTTCAACAGGGCGGTCAACGTGACCCTCGGATTGCCTTACGTGAGGACCTCCGTCGATCACGGTACCGCATATGATATAGCAGGTAGCTGCCTAGCTGATGAGGGCAGCATGGTAAACGCTATAAGCTTGGCCCGCAGGCTGTCCGGCCGGGAGCATGCCTGA
- a CDS encoding S-methyl-5'-thioinosine phosphorylase translates to MVRIAIIGGSGLYKLLKNPKIVRLDTPFGSCDVSLGEFAGEEVAFIPRHGAAHELPPFKVNYKANLYALNMLEVERVIATNAVGAINPDLEPGTIVIPHDLIDMTKCRDFTFFDGKTRIRVRGREIGGVVHVSMTPHTYCPEIRSSILEAAESLGLGLRDGGVYVCTEGNRFETAAEIRAFSILGGDIVGMTGCPEASLARELALCYASISLVTNYAAGVSGRVKLTQKEVLEIFSRRLDDLIVLLEESVRRIPKRRACACKDALSEFLT, encoded by the coding sequence GTGGTGAGAATAGCCATAATAGGAGGAAGTGGCCTCTACAAGCTTCTGAAGAATCCCAAAATAGTGAGATTGGACACTCCATTTGGTTCGTGCGATGTGAGCTTGGGTGAGTTCGCGGGTGAGGAGGTGGCCTTCATACCGAGGCACGGCGCTGCGCACGAGCTACCCCCGTTTAAGGTGAATTACAAGGCCAACTTGTACGCCCTGAACATGCTGGAAGTTGAGAGAGTGATAGCCACGAATGCAGTCGGTGCTATAAACCCGGATCTGGAGCCCGGGACCATAGTTATACCTCACGACCTGATAGACATGACCAAGTGCAGGGACTTCACTTTCTTCGACGGGAAGACGAGGATAAGGGTCAGGGGAAGGGAGATAGGCGGTGTTGTGCACGTCTCGATGACGCCCCACACGTACTGCCCTGAGATAAGGTCCTCCATACTGGAGGCCGCCGAGAGCCTCGGGTTGGGCCTGAGGGATGGAGGGGTCTACGTGTGCACTGAGGGCAACAGGTTCGAGACAGCCGCCGAGATCAGGGCATTCTCGATCCTGGGAGGCGACATCGTCGGAATGACAGGATGTCCCGAGGCTTCCCTAGCCAGGGAGCTGGCCCTATGCTATGCCAGCATCTCCCTGGTCACGAACTACGCCGCTGGTGTCAGCGGGAGGGTTAAGCTGACACAGAAGGAGGTTTTAGAAATATTCTCAAGAAGATTGGATGATCTGATCGTCCTCCTGGAGGAGAGTGTGAGGAGGATCCCTAAGCGGAGGGCATGCGCCTGTAAGGATGCCCTCTCAGAGTTCCTCACCTAG
- a CDS encoding 30S ribosomal protein S10, giving the protein MTEVLRIELVSTNPESLERVSRMFKDIAEKMGVRVKGPIPLPTKRLRVTALRNPSGEGTNKYDKYELRIHKRILDIPNPDERYIRSIMGISLPEDVKISIVLM; this is encoded by the coding sequence ATGACCGAGGTCTTGAGGATAGAGCTCGTCAGCACGAACCCTGAGAGCTTGGAGAGAGTCAGCAGGATGTTCAAGGACATAGCCGAGAAGATGGGGGTCAGGGTGAAGGGGCCCATACCCCTGCCGACCAAGAGGCTGAGGGTGACCGCCCTGAGGAACCCCTCGGGGGAGGGGACGAACAAGTACGATAAGTACGAGCTGAGGATCCACAAGAGGATACTGGACATCCCTAACCCGGATGAGCGCTATATAAGGAGCATAATGGGGATCTCCCTCCCGGAGGACGTGAAGATAAGCATAGTGCTCATGTGA
- a CDS encoding thermosome subunit, with protein sequence MALATVGGRPVLILKEGTTRTRGDEARRINIMAARAIADAVKTTLGPKGMDKMIVDSLGDITVSNDGATILQEMEVAHPAAKLMVNLAKAQDKEVGDGTTTSVVLAGELLTEAEALLQKDIHPTVIVEGYERALKFVESELEKLAIKVDPDNEEWLIKVAETAMSSKLVSAEKKKLAEIAVRAVKAVEEMKGDKRYVDIDNVKIVKKKGKSLAETEFIKGVILDKEVVHGDMPKRVKDAKIALLNVPLEIKKPEIDMEVQISSPQELREFIEQETRILREKVEKIHSVGANVVFCQKGIDEVAQHFLAKYGIMAVRRVSEKDMQRLEKATGGKIVNNLDDLTENELGKAGLVEERKIGDDKMVFIEECENPRAVTILLRAGADTILDEAERGLKDALYVVRNVVEDGKIFYGGGSIQEQLAIRLREYAHTEKGKEQLAMEAFANALESIPRILAENAGMDAVDAIVELRNAHKSGKTSVGIDVLNGKVGDMAEIGVVDTYRGVKNAIAAATETAILIIKTDDIIAAKPYEEKGKEKGKGGEEEEGGGEFKSEFD encoded by the coding sequence ATGGCCCTAGCTACAGTCGGTGGAAGACCAGTCCTGATATTGAAGGAGGGGACCACGAGGACAAGGGGTGATGAGGCGAGAAGGATAAACATAATGGCCGCCAGGGCGATAGCTGACGCCGTAAAGACGACATTAGGCCCCAAGGGAATGGACAAGATGATAGTCGACTCGCTCGGTGACATAACGGTGAGCAACGATGGAGCCACGATACTGCAGGAGATGGAGGTGGCCCATCCAGCGGCCAAGCTCATGGTGAACCTGGCCAAGGCGCAGGACAAGGAGGTTGGGGATGGGACAACCACGAGCGTCGTTCTGGCGGGAGAGCTCCTCACGGAGGCCGAGGCGCTCCTGCAGAAGGACATACATCCCACGGTGATAGTGGAGGGCTATGAGAGAGCCCTAAAGTTCGTTGAGAGTGAGTTGGAGAAGCTGGCGATAAAGGTGGATCCTGATAACGAGGAATGGCTTATCAAGGTGGCTGAAACTGCTATGAGCAGCAAGCTTGTGAGCGCTGAGAAGAAGAAGCTAGCGGAGATAGCTGTAAGAGCTGTTAAGGCCGTTGAGGAGATGAAGGGGGACAAGAGGTACGTCGACATAGATAACGTTAAGATCGTGAAGAAGAAGGGGAAGAGCCTCGCCGAGACCGAGTTCATAAAGGGGGTGATACTGGACAAGGAGGTGGTTCATGGAGACATGCCTAAGAGGGTGAAGGACGCCAAGATAGCCTTGCTGAACGTTCCTCTTGAGATAAAGAAGCCCGAGATAGACATGGAGGTTCAAATATCATCTCCGCAGGAGCTCAGGGAGTTCATAGAGCAGGAGACGAGGATCCTGAGGGAGAAGGTTGAGAAGATACACTCGGTCGGTGCCAACGTTGTGTTCTGCCAGAAGGGCATAGATGAGGTGGCTCAGCACTTCCTGGCCAAGTACGGCATAATGGCCGTAAGGAGGGTGAGCGAGAAGGACATGCAGAGGCTGGAGAAGGCCACTGGAGGTAAGATAGTGAACAATCTGGACGATCTAACTGAGAATGAGCTTGGAAAGGCTGGACTTGTCGAGGAGAGGAAGATAGGAGATGACAAGATGGTGTTCATAGAGGAGTGCGAGAACCCAAGGGCCGTAACGATCCTGCTGAGAGCTGGAGCTGATACGATACTAGATGAGGCCGAGAGAGGTCTCAAGGATGCGCTCTACGTTGTCAGAAACGTGGTGGAGGATGGGAAGATCTTCTACGGCGGAGGATCGATACAGGAGCAGCTCGCCATAAGGCTCAGGGAGTATGCGCACACCGAGAAGGGTAAGGAGCAGCTTGCCATGGAGGCCTTCGCCAACGCCCTGGAGAGCATCCCCAGGATACTGGCTGAGAACGCCGGCATGGACGCTGTGGATGCGATAGTGGAGCTGAGGAATGCCCACAAGTCTGGGAAGACCTCAGTCGGCATAGATGTGCTCAACGGCAAGGTAGGGGACATGGCCGAGATAGGCGTCGTGGACACGTATAGGGGTGTGAAGAACGCCATAGCAGCGGCCACGGAGACGGCGATACTGATAATAAAGACGGACGACATAATAGCTGCGAAGCCTTACGAGGAGAAGGGTAAGGAGAAGGGCAAGGGCGGAGAGGAAGAGGAGGGTGGCGGTGAGTTTAAATCTGAATTCGACTGA
- the larA gene encoding nickel-dependent lactate racemase: protein MPELSLPYGNSRVHFSLPDDLQVNMIEPKDVKPLTNLENDLRISLRNLGDFLKPGRRIAIVADDITRPTPTARILPIFLDFLNEIGIRDEQLTLLVALGTHRPMTQSELELKYGDALSRIEVIQPDFRDPERQVRVGVMPSGAPIEVARELSKADLSIGIGCVTPHHVSGFSGGSKIILPGVSGERTVGEMHLMSARLRRSFLGIESNEVRDLMDLVAERSGLRGLIELVVDGAGRPTWVGCGGFREVFRQAVRESRRVYEVEAPGELDLVITTSYPADIDFWQAHKALYPADIVLRDGGTLILATPCPEGVSKTHPEVVELAGLPPEEIDRRVREGLVRDLIGAANSMVWSKVRSRIRVVIVSEGLDEREVRSMGFEWYGDLEEAIRRELRRLHGKPRVGVMRNSPELLPRPKI, encoded by the coding sequence ATGCCTGAGCTCTCCCTACCTTACGGGAACTCCAGGGTTCATTTCAGCCTACCCGACGATCTACAAGTGAATATGATAGAACCGAAAGACGTGAAGCCTTTGACAAATTTAGAAAATGACCTGAGAATTTCTCTTCGAAATCTGGGCGATTTTCTGAAGCCTGGAAGGAGGATAGCCATAGTGGCTGACGATATAACTAGACCCACGCCCACCGCTCGAATACTTCCCATCTTCCTGGACTTCCTGAATGAGATCGGGATAAGGGATGAGCAATTAACCCTTTTGGTCGCTCTCGGGACTCACAGGCCGATGACCCAGTCGGAGCTCGAGTTGAAGTACGGTGATGCCTTGAGCAGGATCGAGGTCATCCAGCCGGACTTCAGGGATCCTGAGAGGCAGGTCAGGGTCGGGGTCATGCCGAGCGGTGCCCCTATAGAGGTGGCCAGGGAGCTATCAAAGGCGGATCTCTCAATAGGCATAGGTTGCGTCACACCTCACCACGTCTCCGGGTTCTCCGGGGGCTCCAAGATAATACTCCCGGGCGTCTCCGGGGAGAGAACCGTCGGTGAGATGCATTTGATGAGCGCAAGATTGAGAAGATCTTTCCTTGGAATCGAGAGCAATGAGGTGAGGGATCTCATGGACTTGGTTGCTGAGAGATCCGGATTAAGGGGATTGATAGAGCTTGTTGTTGATGGAGCGGGCAGGCCCACTTGGGTGGGATGCGGCGGCTTCAGGGAGGTCTTCAGGCAGGCCGTGAGGGAATCAAGGAGGGTCTACGAGGTGGAAGCCCCAGGAGAGCTAGATCTCGTCATAACAACGAGTTATCCAGCAGATATCGACTTTTGGCAGGCCCATAAAGCTCTCTACCCAGCAGATATCGTGCTCAGGGACGGAGGCACCCTGATACTCGCGACCCCTTGCCCTGAGGGGGTCTCTAAGACACACCCGGAGGTGGTGGAGCTGGCAGGGCTGCCGCCGGAGGAGATAGATAGGAGGGTCAGGGAGGGTCTCGTGAGGGACCTTATAGGGGCCGCGAACTCCATGGTCTGGTCGAAGGTGAGGTCTAGGATAAGGGTTGTGATAGTCTCCGAGGGCTTGGATGAGCGTGAAGTTAGATCCATGGGTTTTGAATGGTATGGGGATCTGGAAGAGGCGATAAGGAGGGAGTTAAGGAGATTGCATGGGAAACCGCGGGTTGGTGTGATGAGGAACTCCCCGGAGCTCCTACCGAGACCTAAGATCTGA
- the tuf gene encoding translation elongation factor EF-1 subunit alpha — translation MMPEKEHVNLIFVGHVDHGKSTIIGRLFYDLKLVEELPPEELAADARFAWVVDRLKEERERGMTIDLFHTKVETPHKMITVIDAPGHRDFVKNMITGASQADAAILVVSAKSGEGVQAQTIEHVFLIKTLGVNQLAVAINKMDDPTVGYKKERYEELKAQVSDLLKRVGYDPSKIHFVPTSGLQGDNVVNRSDKMPWYNGPTLYEVLDTFVAPPKPLDKPLRIPIQDVFSITGVGTVVVGRVETGVLKPGDTIVIEPLGKTAEVKSIEMHHERLDKAEPGDNIGINIKGIDKKEIKRGDVIGHPNNPPTVAKEFTAQIVVLQHPTAIAPGYTPVIHAHTGHMACKMVSIEKKIDPRSGQVIEEKPSFIRRGDAAIVKFEPLKPFVIEKYSEFPPLGRFAVRDMGITVAAGIVLDVVPLERKKK, via the coding sequence ATGATGCCGGAGAAGGAGCACGTGAACCTGATATTCGTGGGCCACGTGGATCATGGGAAGTCCACAATAATCGGGAGACTCTTCTACGACTTGAAACTGGTGGAGGAACTCCCCCCTGAGGAGCTAGCCGCGGACGCAAGGTTCGCTTGGGTGGTGGACAGGCTCAAGGAGGAGCGAGAGAGGGGAATGACGATAGACCTCTTCCACACGAAGGTCGAGACCCCCCACAAGATGATCACGGTGATAGATGCCCCGGGGCACAGGGACTTCGTTAAGAACATGATAACTGGCGCCAGCCAGGCTGATGCCGCTATACTCGTGGTCTCCGCGAAGTCCGGGGAGGGAGTGCAGGCTCAGACTATAGAGCACGTCTTCCTGATAAAGACGCTGGGGGTCAATCAGCTGGCCGTGGCCATAAACAAGATGGATGACCCCACCGTCGGATACAAGAAGGAGAGGTATGAGGAGCTGAAGGCCCAGGTCTCGGACCTCCTCAAGAGGGTGGGTTACGATCCCTCCAAGATACACTTCGTGCCCACCAGCGGTCTTCAGGGAGACAACGTGGTCAATAGGAGCGACAAGATGCCCTGGTATAACGGGCCAACTCTCTATGAGGTCCTGGACACGTTCGTCGCACCACCGAAACCGTTGGACAAGCCATTGAGGATACCCATACAGGACGTGTTCTCCATAACTGGCGTCGGAACGGTCGTCGTGGGCAGGGTGGAGACCGGGGTCCTGAAGCCCGGAGATACAATAGTGATAGAGCCCCTGGGCAAGACCGCCGAGGTCAAGAGCATCGAGATGCACCATGAGAGGCTAGATAAGGCCGAGCCAGGGGATAACATAGGGATAAACATAAAGGGGATAGACAAGAAGGAGATAAAGAGGGGCGACGTGATAGGGCACCCGAATAACCCACCGACGGTGGCCAAGGAGTTCACCGCCCAGATAGTTGTCCTCCAGCACCCAACGGCAATAGCACCTGGCTACACGCCGGTGATCCACGCCCACACGGGCCACATGGCGTGCAAGATGGTCTCAATAGAGAAGAAGATAGATCCGAGGAGCGGTCAGGTCATAGAGGAGAAACCGAGCTTTATAAGGAGGGGGGATGCAGCCATAGTGAAGTTCGAGCCCCTCAAGCCCTTCGTGATCGAGAAGTACAGCGAATTCCCGCCGCTCGGTAGGTTCGCGGTCAGGGACATGGGGATCACGGTAGCTGCAGGCATAGTGCTTGACGTGGTTCCGCTTGAGAGGAAGAAAAAGTGA